In Wenyingzhuangia fucanilytica, the following are encoded in one genomic region:
- a CDS encoding SusC/RagA family TonB-linked outer membrane protein, which yields MIKIKNIHSLLFILFFGITSVLQGQEKAIIVTGTVMGAINNEPLTGVNVRTGQYSSVYTDENGEFSIRVPDANVTLTVASTDFSTKEVALKGRSVVEIKIYADDFNSYYGKVGMPLGKQTKTSVVNAVETKQTKLESSRESLSNVINGEVAGVRSIMRSGVPGVGANIFVRGYNTLNSSTQPLIVVDGMMIETNTFNNNDLIRGYSYDPLSDINPKDIANITIIKDAASIYGSRGANGVILIETNKTEDITTKIDFVVQGGFNLAPKSLPMMNNNQFRTYLADQMNDSGIYDETGGIANLPFFNENPSFEDYEIYHNSTNWQEEVFDNSYVNDYYFKVTGGDEIAKYGLSVGYTTNNGVVSSTKFNRFTTRFNADTNITDRLSLMTNLSVSYGERDLYDNGLYSSSPITSALNKSPFLAPFTPNADGIVTGIYQDIDQIGGFSNPKAIVDNATFAAKDYNLYGQVDLGYRITDDLKISSLFGVNYIKNRQNVFLPDVGLSSEVNEYGDILRRTSKVSAESLLAFYNDTRLNYLLSVDNIHQFSFNLGLRYNQNNYTNSYSLNGNSSDDNFTSLDSGDRLTNVTSGSIGNWKYASSYANVDYSLLNKYFLSGNISADVSSRFGDDQPVGIFPSIGAAWLVSSEKFMANLSDLDQLKVRASYGLTGNYGIGNYNAESYFVSNRFLEGAGLVSGNVANSSIRWEETKKANLGFDFGLFNERISFSADYFYNVTDGLLNQTEISPIYGQQNYISNEGKLNNRGTEFSYNARIFNTENFKWDLGGNISRYRNEISSIPGQEQIIHVEGVDATIINREGSALGLFYGYKTDGIYNSSAEASAAGLSWRDFQGFNQPFVAGDVKFVNTNNSDNVINEDDRVVIGDPNPDFTGMFYNNFTYKNFTLSAVFTFSKGNDVYNALRRQTESMSNFANQSQAVVNRWRVENQETNIPRSVYGDAMGNSRFSDRWIEDGSFIRLKTLSLSYSPETFNATFFVTANNLLTFTKYLGYDPEFSNSQISYLQGIDGGMTPQYSSVVLGVRVGL from the coding sequence ATGATAAAAATTAAAAATATACATTCTCTGCTTTTCATTTTATTCTTCGGAATTACTAGTGTATTGCAAGGACAGGAGAAAGCCATTATTGTAACAGGTACAGTAATGGGGGCGATTAATAATGAGCCATTAACTGGAGTTAATGTGCGAACAGGACAATATTCATCTGTATATACAGATGAAAATGGAGAGTTTTCTATTAGAGTACCTGATGCTAATGTAACATTAACAGTTGCAAGTACAGATTTTAGTACTAAAGAAGTTGCGTTAAAAGGACGTTCAGTAGTTGAAATTAAAATTTATGCAGATGATTTTAATTCTTACTACGGAAAAGTTGGAATGCCACTAGGAAAACAAACCAAGACCTCTGTAGTAAATGCAGTAGAAACAAAACAAACAAAATTAGAATCTTCAAGAGAATCGTTATCTAACGTTATTAATGGAGAAGTTGCTGGTGTTAGATCAATCATGAGATCTGGAGTACCTGGTGTTGGTGCTAATATCTTTGTGAGAGGATACAATACTTTAAATAGTTCTACTCAACCATTAATTGTTGTGGATGGAATGATGATAGAAACTAATACTTTTAATAATAATGATTTAATTAGAGGTTATTCTTACGATCCTTTATCGGACATTAACCCTAAGGATATTGCTAATATTACTATTATAAAAGATGCAGCTTCTATCTATGGATCTAGAGGAGCTAACGGAGTTATCTTAATTGAAACTAACAAAACTGAAGACATTACTACTAAAATAGATTTTGTTGTTCAAGGTGGTTTTAACTTGGCTCCTAAGAGTCTTCCAATGATGAATAACAATCAGTTTAGAACTTATTTAGCAGATCAAATGAATGATTCTGGTATTTATGATGAAACAGGTGGTATTGCTAACTTACCTTTCTTTAATGAAAATCCTTCTTTTGAAGATTATGAAATCTATCATAATTCAACAAATTGGCAAGAAGAAGTTTTTGATAATAGTTATGTAAATGATTATTACTTTAAAGTAACTGGAGGGGATGAAATTGCTAAGTATGGATTGTCAGTTGGTTATACAACTAACAACGGTGTAGTATCTAGTACAAAGTTTAACAGATTTACAACTCGTTTTAACGCAGATACTAATATTACAGATAGACTTTCTTTAATGACAAACTTAAGTGTAAGTTACGGAGAACGTGATTTATATGATAATGGACTTTATAGTTCTTCTCCTATAACTTCTGCTTTAAATAAATCTCCATTTTTAGCTCCGTTTACGCCAAATGCAGACGGTATTGTTACTGGAATTTATCAAGATATTGATCAAATAGGTGGGTTTAGTAACCCTAAAGCAATTGTTGATAATGCTACTTTTGCTGCAAAAGATTACAACTTATATGGTCAAGTAGATTTAGGATATAGAATTACTGATGATTTAAAAATTTCATCTTTATTTGGTGTTAACTACATTAAAAACAGACAAAATGTTTTCTTACCAGATGTAGGTTTATCATCTGAAGTTAATGAGTATGGAGATATTCTTAGAAGAACTTCAAAAGTTAGTGCAGAAAGTTTGTTAGCTTTTTATAATGATACAAGATTAAACTACTTATTAAGTGTTGATAATATCCATCAGTTTTCTTTTAACTTAGGATTGCGTTATAACCAAAACAATTACACCAATTCTTATTCATTAAATGGAAATTCTTCTGATGATAACTTTACTTCATTAGATTCTGGAGACAGGTTAACAAACGTTACTTCTGGTAGCATTGGAAACTGGAAATATGCATCATCATATGCTAATGTGGACTATTCTTTATTAAATAAGTATTTTTTAAGTGGTAATATATCTGCAGATGTTTCATCTCGTTTTGGTGATGATCAACCAGTTGGAATTTTTCCATCTATTGGTGCAGCTTGGTTAGTTTCATCAGAAAAATTCATGGCTAATTTATCAGATTTGGATCAGTTAAAAGTTAGAGCAAGTTATGGTTTAACTGGTAACTACGGTATTGGAAACTATAATGCAGAATCTTACTTTGTATCTAATAGATTTTTAGAAGGAGCAGGTCTTGTTAGTGGTAACGTTGCTAATAGCTCTATTCGTTGGGAAGAAACTAAAAAAGCAAACTTAGGTTTTGATTTTGGATTATTTAATGAAAGAATTTCTTTTAGTGCAGATTATTTTTACAATGTAACTGATGGATTATTAAACCAAACAGAAATTAGCCCTATTTATGGTCAACAAAATTACATTAGTAATGAAGGAAAGTTAAACAACCGTGGTACGGAATTTAGCTATAACGCTCGCATATTTAATACTGAAAACTTTAAATGGGATCTAGGAGGAAATATATCACGTTATAGAAATGAAATTTCATCTATTCCAGGTCAAGAGCAAATTATTCATGTAGAAGGAGTTGATGCTACAATTATCAATAGAGAAGGAAGTGCTTTAGGATTGTTCTATGGATATAAAACAGATGGAATTTATAACAGTTCAGCAGAAGCATCTGCAGCTGGGTTAAGCTGGAGAGATTTCCAAGGATTTAATCAACCATTTGTTGCGGGAGATGTTAAGTTTGTAAATACAAATAATTCTGATAACGTAATTAATGAAGATGATAGAGTGGTTATTGGAGATCCAAACCCTGATTTTACAGGAATGTTCTACAACAACTTTACTTATAAAAACTTTACTTTATCGGCAGTGTTTACCTTTAGTAAAGGAAATGATGTTTATAATGCTTTAAGAAGACAAACAGAGTCTATGAGTAATTTTGCTAATCAAAGTCAAGCAGTAGTAAATCGTTGGAGAGTTGAAAATCAAGAAACAAACATTCCAAGATCTGTTTATGGAGATGCTATGGGGAATTCAAGATTCTCTGATAGATGGATAGAAGATGGTTCATTCATCAGACTTAAAACATTGTCATTATCTTATAGTCCAGAAACTTTTAACGCTACATTCTTTGTTACAGCTAATAACTTGTTAACATTTACCAAATACTTAGGATATGATCCAGAATTTAGTAACTCACAAATAAGTTATTTACAAGGTATTGATGGAGGAATGACACCTCAATACAGTTCAGTTGTATTAGGAGTAAGAGTAGGATTATAA
- a CDS encoding fasciclin domain-containing protein has translation MKTTNKFITWFGGLALLILTMTSCEDELDGTTYFTTDEMTIMQTLEANPEKFSMYVEMIKKADLFNALKSYGNYTCFAPNNEAVKTYISDKWGVTSVDQLNTPEQIEFLKTLVRFHTTPVGRATSSFIEGRLPDTTFTGDFITTSYLAGGGIANIKINREVGLDKYDIRTNNGIIHGLTGVLEPYVNSVPKVMEDRGEHTIFVEAMKKTGYYDVFDELLRPDGSKNNFTIFAESDEVYAQEGINSFADLVARVSPNEPDFEDPLNALNRYVAYHATQTFMYSTDIPEDGFINTVLPKNAIKAFKTDKFLKLNETEEGVNDTWTSLIYADSNYPAKNGVYHTVDKLFTIFTPKPKHIFFDFTSDQPEIQSKEIGGQSDYRGPDAYEFIRWEPASQEQRHLTQGNRVNLNRNVFSVHSYSWMEFDTPVIPRGKYEMLIVGNMSRRGRGAVQIYWDGEPLGKVWDMNSVRNTGWPDATQMELNGFRLGYDWITNNAGTSQAELESNSRFLITDELLCSEQKRHVLRLETVRSGVTPLDFVEFIPVEE, from the coding sequence ATGAAAACAACTAATAAATTTATTACTTGGTTTGGAGGGTTAGCATTATTAATACTAACAATGACTAGTTGTGAAGATGAGTTAGATGGTACTACTTACTTTACAACAGATGAAATGACCATTATGCAAACATTAGAAGCTAATCCAGAAAAGTTTTCGATGTATGTAGAGATGATTAAAAAAGCAGATCTTTTTAATGCATTAAAAAGTTATGGTAACTATACTTGTTTTGCACCTAATAACGAAGCTGTAAAAACATATATATCTGATAAATGGGGAGTTACTTCAGTAGATCAATTAAATACCCCTGAACAGATAGAGTTTTTAAAAACATTGGTAAGATTCCATACAACTCCTGTTGGAAGAGCTACAAGTAGTTTTATAGAAGGACGTTTACCAGATACTACTTTTACAGGTGATTTTATTACTACCTCTTATTTAGCTGGTGGTGGTATTGCTAATATTAAAATTAACAGAGAGGTTGGACTTGATAAATATGATATTAGAACTAATAATGGTATTATTCACGGTTTAACTGGTGTATTAGAACCTTATGTTAATTCAGTACCAAAAGTAATGGAAGATAGAGGTGAACATACAATTTTTGTTGAAGCAATGAAGAAAACTGGATATTATGATGTTTTTGATGAATTACTTAGACCTGATGGTTCTAAAAATAATTTTACAATTTTTGCTGAGTCAGATGAGGTTTATGCTCAAGAAGGAATTAATTCATTTGCAGACTTAGTGGCTAGAGTATCGCCTAATGAGCCAGATTTTGAAGATCCATTAAATGCTTTAAACAGATATGTTGCTTATCATGCTACTCAAACCTTTATGTATTCTACTGATATTCCTGAAGATGGATTTATCAATACAGTTTTACCTAAAAATGCTATTAAAGCATTCAAGACAGATAAGTTTTTAAAATTAAATGAAACTGAAGAAGGGGTTAATGATACTTGGACATCATTAATATATGCGGATAGTAATTATCCTGCAAAAAATGGAGTATACCATACAGTAGATAAATTATTTACCATTTTTACTCCTAAACCAAAGCATATCTTTTTTGATTTTACAAGTGATCAACCAGAGATTCAGTCTAAAGAAATTGGAGGTCAAAGTGATTATAGAGGTCCAGACGCTTATGAGTTTATCAGATGGGAGCCAGCAAGTCAAGAACAACGTCATTTAACACAAGGAAACAGAGTTAATTTAAATAGAAATGTATTTTCTGTACACAGTTATTCTTGGATGGAATTTGATACACCGGTAATTCCAAGAGGTAAATATGAAATGTTAATAGTTGGAAATATGTCTAGAAGAGGTAGAGGAGCTGTTCAGATTTATTGGGATGGAGAACCTTTAGGTAAAGTTTGGGACATGAACTCTGTAAGAAATACTGGTTGGCCTGATGCTACTCAAATGGAATTAAACGGATTTAGATTAGGATATGATTGGATTACAAATAATGCAGGTACTAGCCAAGCAGAACTAGAGTCTAATTCTAGATTCCTTATTACCGATGAACTTTTATGTTCTGAGCAAAAAAGACACGTATTAAGACTAGAAACTGTTAGGTCTGGGGTTACTCCATTAGATTTTGTTGAGTTTATTCCGGTTGAAGAATAA
- a CDS encoding RagB/SusD family nutrient uptake outer membrane protein: protein MKQYIKFTLGLFLGLSLLTSCEDMLNVDPEEVLLSGDYLGDDELDARSALFGVLSQLQEVAGQYIVLGEMRADLVDVNLDTEDELRQLNSLEISNDNSFIDPTTLFSIINNCNFALVGIDTKAYEERLLEDYASIMRIRTWAQMQILINYGKLPYIDKPIRSDDNFKDEYPLLDFNQGLNQLIRNLQAIAGIDNVSRHESSLTFNIESMIPNNDILLGDLFLWSGDYIGAAESYKRFLDNQFDGGPIYRLNNYTTRVEETGTGYVIAGSSWRSIFSNNTPQPSESINIIGFSEQYRQPNNIYDIATTQMKPSESILLNWSAQDYGYEGVPVQIAEYPYDYRYYSSVNQLDPELLGKYQEEYFMWNRAAKIYLRYAEAINYAGYPEHALAILNGIFNNPDVEPKDAPIFNNAQTFLNFDLDAYFTTNNSDEPISGLLGVRDRAGLAPVSVPSGLTQSETIDQVGALILNEAALELAFEGNRWEDLVRFSRRANDPSIIADAVANKFELAGNAAQANSVRQKLSNPSNWFLHLDVPDNFVEQ, encoded by the coding sequence ATGAAACAATATATAAAATTTACGTTAGGCTTATTCTTAGGTTTATCTTTACTAACCTCTTGTGAGGATATGTTAAATGTAGACCCAGAAGAAGTACTACTATCCGGAGATTATTTAGGAGATGATGAATTAGATGCAAGATCAGCTTTGTTTGGTGTGTTATCTCAATTGCAAGAGGTTGCAGGACAATACATTGTGTTGGGAGAAATGCGTGCAGATTTAGTTGATGTAAACTTAGATACAGAAGATGAGTTGAGACAGTTAAACAGTCTTGAAATTAGTAATGATAACAGTTTTATAGACCCTACAACACTGTTCTCTATTATCAATAACTGTAACTTTGCTTTAGTAGGTATCGATACAAAAGCTTATGAAGAAAGATTGTTAGAAGATTATGCTTCTATCATGAGAATTAGAACATGGGCACAAATGCAAATCCTTATCAATTATGGTAAATTACCATATATAGATAAGCCAATTAGAAGTGACGATAACTTTAAAGATGAATATCCTTTGTTAGATTTTAATCAAGGTTTAAATCAGTTGATTAGAAATTTACAAGCTATTGCTGGTATTGATAATGTTAGTAGACACGAAAGCTCTTTAACTTTTAATATAGAAAGTATGATTCCTAATAATGATATCCTTTTAGGAGACTTGTTTTTATGGAGTGGAGATTATATTGGAGCAGCAGAAAGCTATAAGAGATTTTTAGACAATCAATTTGATGGTGGACCAATATATCGTTTAAATAACTATACTACTAGAGTTGAAGAGACAGGTACAGGATATGTTATTGCTGGTAGTTCTTGGAGAAGTATTTTTAGTAATAATACACCACAACCAAGTGAGTCAATTAATATTATTGGGTTTAGCGAACAATACAGACAACCTAATAATATTTATGACATAGCTACAACTCAAATGAAGCCTTCGGAATCAATATTATTGAATTGGAGTGCGCAAGATTATGGTTACGAAGGAGTACCTGTTCAAATAGCTGAATATCCTTATGATTATAGATATTATTCATCTGTAAATCAATTAGATCCTGAGTTGTTAGGGAAATACCAAGAGGAATATTTTATGTGGAATAGAGCTGCTAAAATATATTTAAGATATGCAGAAGCAATTAACTATGCTGGTTACCCAGAACATGCTTTGGCTATTTTAAATGGTATTTTTAACAATCCAGATGTAGAACCTAAGGATGCGCCTATTTTTAACAATGCACAAACATTCTTAAATTTTGATTTAGATGCATATTTCACAACTAATAATAGTGATGAACCAATTTCTGGACTTTTGGGAGTTAGAGATAGAGCTGGTTTGGCTCCAGTTTCTGTACCTAGTGGTTTAACACAAAGTGAAACAATTGATCAAGTTGGGGCTTTAATTTTAAATGAAGCTGCATTAGAATTGGCGTTTGAAGGAAATAGATGGGAAGATTTAGTTCGTTTTTCTAGAAGAGCTAATGATCCAAGTATTATTGCTGATGCTGTTGCTAATAAATTTGAATTAGCAGGGAATGCTGCTCAAGCAAATAGTGTAAGACAAAAATTATCTAATCCAAGTAATTGGTTTTTACATTTAGATGTACCAGATAATTTTGTAGAACAATAA
- a CDS encoding RagB/SusD family nutrient uptake outer membrane protein, with protein sequence MKQNILKIFTLISALLLTLTSCDDYLDLQPKDSLIQQDFWKNKEQVKAALAGCYASMNQSAFTDRVLKWGELRADMVAPFTASGNDVNLMKNYMVPTNNLSDWRSFYATINYCNLVLKFADGAQANDLSFTEQELKTFKAEALTIRSLVYLILVKNFKEVPLVLTATSDNQVDFYVEKNTEQEILTQIITDLESAVEDLNLSYADPRYDKGRMTKGGALAILADTYLWNEQYDDCLSACTRINNLNKYELVNGAEWFNSLFIEGNSVEGIFELQFDDIAATVRNAFYWANPDFIAFDGIQSLYHEGGINDVRGLTSTFDDFLFVFKYTGLDRTGRYRGNNDFYNNFIFYRYADIKLMEAEAYILSTTQQDLQKAYDLINEVHQRAASNIVDPNINEPFLLEALLLERQKEFAFEGKRWHDLLRFAKRNNFQRQDLILNLVDFKAGDEDYDQILSFFSNTESYYLPIYQDELNRNHNLVQNPYYEN encoded by the coding sequence ATGAAACAAAATATATTAAAAATATTCACATTAATTTCAGCTTTGTTGCTAACGTTAACATCGTGTGATGATTACTTAGATTTGCAACCAAAGGATAGTCTTATTCAACAAGACTTCTGGAAAAACAAAGAACAAGTTAAAGCTGCTTTGGCTGGGTGTTATGCCTCTATGAACCAATCTGCATTTACAGATAGAGTTTTAAAGTGGGGAGAGCTTAGAGCTGATATGGTAGCTCCATTTACAGCTTCAGGAAATGATGTCAATTTGATGAAAAATTATATGGTGCCAACAAATAATTTGTCTGATTGGAGATCTTTTTATGCAACCATTAATTACTGTAACTTAGTATTAAAGTTTGCAGATGGTGCTCAGGCTAATGATTTGTCTTTTACCGAACAAGAATTAAAAACATTTAAGGCAGAAGCTTTAACCATCCGTTCTTTGGTTTATTTAATTCTAGTTAAAAACTTTAAAGAAGTACCTTTAGTATTAACAGCTACATCAGACAATCAAGTTGATTTTTATGTAGAGAAAAATACTGAACAAGAAATTTTAACACAAATTATTACTGATTTAGAGTCAGCTGTAGAAGATTTAAACTTATCTTATGCAGATCCTAGATATGACAAAGGAAGAATGACTAAAGGTGGAGCTTTAGCTATTTTAGCAGATACTTATCTTTGGAATGAGCAATATGACGATTGTCTTTCTGCATGTACTCGTATTAATAATTTAAATAAATATGAGTTAGTAAATGGAGCTGAATGGTTCAATAGTCTTTTTATTGAAGGAAATTCTGTAGAAGGGATTTTTGAATTACAGTTTGATGATATTGCAGCTACTGTAAGAAATGCTTTCTATTGGGCAAATCCAGATTTTATTGCATTTGACGGTATTCAATCTCTTTATCACGAAGGAGGAATAAATGATGTTAGAGGACTTACTTCTACTTTTGATGATTTTCTTTTTGTATTTAAATATACAGGGTTAGATAGAACAGGAAGATATAGAGGTAACAATGATTTTTACAACAATTTTATTTTTTATAGATATGCTGATATAAAGTTGATGGAAGCTGAGGCTTACATTTTATCAACAACACAACAAGATTTACAAAAAGCATACGATTTAATAAATGAAGTACACCAAAGAGCAGCTAGTAATATTGTAGATCCAAACATTAACGAACCATTTTTGTTAGAAGCTTTATTATTAGAAAGACAAAAGGAATTTGCTTTTGAAGGAAAAAGATGGCATGATTTACTTCGTTTTGCTAAACGTAATAATTTTCAAAGACAGGACTTAATTCTAAATTTAGTAGATTTTAAGGCAGGTGATGAAGATTATGATCAGATTTTAAGTTTCTTTTCAAATACAGAATCTTATTATCTACCTATATATCAAGATGAATTAAATAGAAATCACAATTTAGTTCAAAATCCTTATTACGAAAACTAA
- a CDS encoding fasciclin domain-containing protein — protein sequence MKNINNFILNFSQIIASLMVVIAVSSCNSWDDHYEQLDTRLESDIITVLSEDSNYSTFLSLLQQTDYKDFLKTSQAYTVWAPNNAALAQVSDDILNDPDMLKQLVENHISRNSYNSSNLDTPLFVKMFNNKYIEFTNAGGSTSFGGVELIEKDVLTANGILHKIGTTLTVRPNIWAYLNENSDDFLSLMEYFNQFNETVFDEPNSVRVGRNSLGQIVYDSVFKTSNKRFDSIGDLSSEEERFTFIGLTDAVYTDVFNSLKGYFQYPVEDSIKSVTDKVIFNNLNFPVIDSDELDGTELLTTTDNLVTINKASIAEEHELSNGNLFVMNQYDLAPKNVAYKPVRYEIENIERREIGSLVDLTISSRFNSLASGGFTNVVDLLNSPDGNDGNNYFEVAFENVLSASYTINLKFTPVGAPQQTKLKFEFSYVDENKNTVVDEIDAITVSHLEDGIISIGGTYDIPVYINEENDNEYSVKLKVIVDVSDAETILYSRRFGIDYAELVPVD from the coding sequence ATGAAAAACATAAATAATTTTATATTAAACTTCAGTCAAATTATAGCAAGTCTAATGGTTGTAATAGCTGTTAGTAGTTGTAACTCATGGGATGACCATTATGAGCAATTAGATACTAGATTGGAGTCAGACATCATAACAGTATTGTCAGAAGACAGTAATTACTCAACCTTCTTGTCATTACTACAACAAACGGATTATAAAGATTTTCTAAAAACCTCTCAAGCTTATACTGTTTGGGCTCCAAATAATGCAGCTTTAGCACAGGTTTCAGATGATATTTTAAATGATCCTGATATGTTAAAACAATTAGTAGAAAATCATATTAGTAGAAACTCATACAACTCGAGTAACTTAGATACTCCACTTTTTGTTAAAATGTTTAACAATAAATATATAGAGTTTACAAATGCAGGAGGAAGTACATCTTTTGGTGGAGTTGAACTTATAGAGAAAGATGTTTTAACCGCTAATGGTATTTTACACAAAATAGGTACAACTTTAACAGTTAGACCAAATATTTGGGCGTACCTTAACGAAAATTCAGATGATTTCTTATCATTAATGGAGTATTTTAATCAGTTTAACGAAACTGTTTTTGATGAGCCAAATAGTGTAAGAGTAGGAAGAAATTCATTAGGACAAATTGTTTACGATTCTGTTTTTAAAACTTCTAATAAAAGGTTTGACTCTATTGGAGATTTAAGTTCTGAAGAAGAACGTTTTACTTTTATAGGTTTAACAGATGCTGTTTATACAGATGTGTTTAACTCTCTTAAAGGTTATTTTCAATATCCAGTAGAGGATAGTATTAAAAGTGTTACTGATAAAGTAATTTTTAACAACTTAAACTTTCCTGTAATTGATTCAGATGAATTAGATGGAACAGAATTGTTAACAACAACAGATAATCTGGTAACTATAAATAAAGCTTCTATTGCTGAAGAACATGAATTAAGTAATGGAAATTTATTTGTAATGAATCAGTATGATTTAGCTCCTAAAAATGTTGCTTATAAGCCTGTAAGATATGAGATAGAGAATATTGAAAGAAGAGAAATAGGATCGTTAGTAGATCTTACTATTTCATCAAGATTTAATTCTTTGGCTTCTGGAGGTTTTACTAACGTGGTAGATCTTCTAAATAGTCCTGATGGTAATGACGGTAACAACTATTTTGAAGTTGCTTTTGAAAACGTGTTATCTGCTAGTTATACTATCAATTTAAAGTTTACACCAGTGGGGGCACCACAACAAACCAAATTAAAATTTGAGTTTAGTTATGTAGATGAAAACAAAAACACTGTTGTTGATGAAATTGATGCCATAACAGTTAGTCATTTAGAAGATGGTATTATTAGTATAGGTGGTACATATGATATACCAGTGTATATTAATGAAGAAAATGATAATGAATACTCTGTAAAGTTAAAAGTTATTGTTGATGTAAGTGATGCAGAAACAATATTATACTCTCGTAGATTTGGTATTGACTATGCAGAATTAGTACCCGTAGACTAA